A genome region from Camelina sativa cultivar DH55 chromosome 10, Cs, whole genome shotgun sequence includes the following:
- the LOC104716998 gene encoding U-box domain-containing protein 14-like, whose amino-acid sequence MAKCHRNNIGSLILDRAPSTSSSSTNTSGNHFRLWSTFSRSKFRRKIVDAVSCGGSSRYRHELRQEEDDKESYVTVTVTATAKAKSTKANTIGAALNGVAFEERSKKLCDLLNLAEVEADVETKNKEEALEVLKRVVRELQSSSAAAAARGDDEEEDGGDFQKKLAAASEVRLLAKEDSEARVTLAMLGAIPPLVSMIDDSRIVDAQIASLYALLNLGIGNDANKAAIVKAGAVHKMLKLIESPNTPDQEIAEAVVANFLGLSALDSNKPIIGSSGAVIFLVKTVRNLDETSSSQAREDALRALYNLSIYQPNVSFILETDLITYLSNTLGDMEVSERILAILSNLVAVPEGRKAISLVCDAFPVLVDVLNWTDSPGCQEKATYILMLMAHKGYGDRQIMIEAGIESALLELTLLGSALAQKRASRLLECLRVDKGKQVLDSTGSCGALSAPIYGTRDNGLNHEESDLMMSEEKKAVKQLVQQSLQSNMKRIVKRANLPQDFVPSEHFKSLSLSSTSKSLPF is encoded by the exons ATGGCGAAATGTCACCGGAACAATATCGGATCTCTCATTCTTGACCGTGCTCCTTccacgtcttcttcttctactaataCTTCCGGCAACCATTTCCGTCTCTGGAGCACCTTCTCTAGATCCAAGTTCCGTAGGAAGATCGTCGACGCCGTAAGTTGCGGTGGTAGCTCACGTTACCGTCACGAGCTAcgacaagaagaagacgataaGGAAAGCTACGTGACGGTGACGGTGACGGCGACGGCGAAGGCGAAGTCAACGAAAGCCAATACGATAGGTGCTGCGTTGAACGGCGTAGCGTTCGAGGAGAGATCGAAGAAGCTTTGTGATCTGTTGAATCTAGCTGAGGTCGAAGCTGATGTCGAGACGAAGAATAAAGAGGAAGCGCTTGAGGTGTTGAAGCGCGTGGTCAGAGAGTTACAATCTTCTTCTGCTGCTGCGGCGGCGCGTGGagacgatgaggaagaagacggTGGAGACTTTCAGAAGAAGTTAGCGGCGGCGAGTGAGGTAAGGTTGTTGGCTAAGGAAGACTCGGAGGCGAGAGTTACGCTGGCTATGCTCGGTGCGATTCCGCCGTTAGTTAGTATGATCGACGACTCGCGAATCGTAGATGCTCAGATCGCTTCGCTCTACGCTCTGCTCAATCTTGGGATTGGTAACGACGc GAACAAAGCAGCCATTGTTAAAGCAGGAGCTGTTCACAAAATGCTGAAGCTAATTGAGTCTCCAAACACACCTGATCAAGAGATTGCAGAAGCTGTGGTCGCCAATTTTCTCGGATTAAGTGCTTTGGATTCAAACAAACCGATCATTGGTTCTTCGGGAGCGGTTATCTTCCTGGTGAAAACTGTCCGGAATTTGGATGAAACAAGCAGCTCACAAGCGAGAGAAGATGCTCTGAGAGCTCTCTACAACCTCTCAATCTATCAACCAAACGTTTCGTTCATCCTCGAAACAGATTTGATCACGTATCTCTCGAACACATTGGGAGATATGGAAGTGAGCGAGAGGATTCTTGCCATCTTGAGCAATCTTGTGGCAGTTCCAGAAGGAAGAAAAGCAATCAGTTTAGTGTGTGACGCATTCCCGGTTTTGGTTGATGTACTGAACTGGACCGACTCACCTGGATGCCAAGAAAAGGCCACTTACATACTAATGTTGATGGCTCACAAGGGATACGGAGATCGACAAATCATGATTGAGGCGGGTATCGAATCAGCGTTGCTCGAGTTAACCCTTTTAGGAAGTGCATTGGCACAAAAGAGAGCCTCAAGATTACTAGAATGTCTTAGAGTAGACAAAGGGAAGCAAGTCTTGGATAGTACCGGATCATGCGGAGCGTTATCTGCACCGATATATGGGACCAGAGACAATGGTTTGAACCACGAGGAAAGCGATTTGATGATGAGCGAAGAGAAGAAAGCCGTGAAGCAGTTAGTGCAACAGAGTTTACAGAGCAATATGAAGAGAATCGTGAAGAGAGCTAACTTGCCACAAGACTTTGTTCCTTCAGAGCATTTCAAGTCACTTAGTTTGAGCTCCACTTCAAAGAGCCTCcccttttga